In one window of Kitasatospora sp. MMS16-BH015 DNA:
- a CDS encoding L,D-transpeptidase has translation MRFSRLSAVRTPAAAAVLALAAAACGAEGKPERSQAADSRTAESQPTGSGPTGVTGSPTPSPTPTPTPSATPTPTPTPAPPVERVTGAVAKSVAPQISPGNGETVGVGQPLAVVFKGQKVDQALRAGIEGQLKVTTSPQVNGAWHWAEAKGDTVVHYRPKTYWPKGTKVTLEAGLAKAKLTAGTAVDRNRSLSFTVGESMVSTVDLKAHTMTVVRNGETLRAIPISGGEDRFKTREGIKTVLAKEGRVIMDSRTIGIPRDSPDGYYGSYDWSMRETISGEYVHAAPDNAEAFGKENVSHGCIGMSEADAKWLYGLSSKGDVIQVTGSGRPMDHFGNGYGDWNLSWDQWLQGSATGERNG, from the coding sequence ATGCGATTCTCCCGGCTGTCCGCCGTCCGTACCCCCGCTGCGGCGGCCGTGCTCGCCCTGGCCGCCGCAGCCTGTGGCGCCGAGGGCAAGCCGGAACGGTCTCAGGCGGCCGACTCCCGGACGGCGGAGTCCCAGCCGACCGGCTCCGGGCCGACCGGGGTGACCGGCAGCCCGACCCCCAGCCCCACGCCCACTCCGACGCCGTCCGCGACACCCACCCCGACCCCCACGCCCGCGCCGCCGGTGGAGCGGGTTACCGGTGCGGTGGCCAAGTCGGTCGCGCCGCAGATCTCGCCCGGCAACGGCGAGACGGTCGGGGTCGGGCAGCCGCTGGCGGTGGTGTTCAAGGGGCAGAAGGTGGACCAGGCGCTGCGGGCCGGCATCGAGGGGCAGCTCAAGGTGACCACCTCGCCGCAGGTCAACGGCGCCTGGCACTGGGCCGAGGCCAAGGGCGACACCGTGGTCCACTACCGGCCGAAGACCTACTGGCCCAAGGGCACCAAGGTGACCCTGGAGGCCGGCCTGGCCAAGGCCAAGCTGACCGCCGGCACGGCCGTGGACCGTAACCGCTCGCTCTCCTTCACCGTCGGCGAGTCGATGGTCAGCACGGTGGACCTCAAGGCCCACACCATGACCGTGGTGCGCAACGGTGAGACGCTGCGCGCCATCCCGATCAGCGGCGGCGAGGACAGGTTCAAGACCCGCGAGGGCATCAAGACCGTCCTCGCCAAGGAGGGCCGCGTGATCATGGACTCGCGGACCATCGGCATCCCCCGCGACAGCCCCGACGGCTACTACGGCTCGTACGACTGGAGCATGCGGGAGACGATCAGCGGCGAGTACGTGCACGCCGCGCCCGACAACGCCGAGGCCTTCGGCAAGGAGAACGTGAGCCACGGCTGCATCGGGATGTCCGAGGCGGACGCGAAGTGGCTCTACGGGCTGAGCAGCAAGGGCGACGTGATCCAGGTGACCGGCTCCGGGCGGCCGATGGACCACTTCGGCAACGGTTACGGCGACTGGAACCTCTCCTGGGACCAGTGGCTCCAGGGCAGCGCGACCGGCGAGCGCAACGGCTGA
- the dnaG gene encoding DNA primase — MAGRIRDEDVQAVRNALPIDAVVGDYVQLTNGGGAQLKGVCPFHDEKSASFYVHPGKGVFHCFGCQESGDSISFLMKIEHFSFAEAVERMAGQAGITLRYEEGGYNTRGQQGERTRLVEAHKVAAAWYQEQLATPEAEIARNFLAERGFDEAAAKHFGVGYAPAGWEHLVRYLRGKGFTDKEILLGGLASQGQRGGLIDRFRGRLLWPIRDTAGEVIGFGARRLREDDNGPKYLNTPETPIYKKSNVLYGLDLAKKDIAKTGRAVVVEGYTDVMACHLAGVTTAVATCGTSFGEDHIKIIRRLLMDTSNYRGETVFTFDGDAAGQKAALRAFEDDQKFAARTSIAITPGGMDPCELRLAKGDEAVRELIEHPVPLFEFALRTAVTRHRVDTAEGRAAALEEAAQIITKIKDRSIQHEYAVQLAGLLGILDEQFVVRRIGQLARWQRENPQQQPRFRREEPARPAPAPARPVHRLDPKDPAQFVERELLKLALQHPDLVSPAFDNYLDEEFPTPPYTAVRQAIRQAGGAGYGASLPDFTSAVRDACPDDQVRSLVYELTVEPIRTRRAVDAIYAGEFLVKLRLQAVDRRIAEVRAQLRRLGDRATAEEQGPVQGELWALQQYAQGLRTRGAAAL, encoded by the coding sequence GTGGCAGGGCGGATCAGGGACGAGGACGTACAGGCGGTGCGCAACGCGCTGCCCATCGACGCGGTGGTCGGCGACTACGTCCAGCTGACCAACGGGGGCGGTGCGCAGCTCAAGGGGGTCTGCCCGTTCCACGACGAGAAGTCCGCCTCCTTCTACGTGCACCCGGGCAAGGGCGTCTTCCACTGCTTCGGCTGCCAGGAGAGCGGCGACTCGATCTCCTTCCTGATGAAGATCGAGCACTTCTCCTTCGCCGAGGCCGTGGAGCGGATGGCCGGCCAGGCCGGCATCACCCTCCGCTACGAGGAGGGCGGCTACAACACCCGCGGCCAGCAGGGCGAGCGCACCCGCCTGGTCGAGGCCCACAAGGTGGCCGCCGCCTGGTACCAGGAGCAGCTGGCCACCCCCGAGGCCGAGATCGCCCGGAACTTCCTGGCCGAGCGCGGCTTCGACGAGGCAGCCGCCAAGCACTTCGGCGTGGGTTACGCCCCGGCCGGCTGGGAGCACCTGGTGCGCTACCTGCGCGGCAAGGGCTTCACCGACAAGGAGATCCTGCTGGGCGGCCTGGCCTCGCAGGGCCAGCGCGGCGGCCTGATCGACCGCTTCCGGGGCCGGCTGCTCTGGCCGATCCGCGACACCGCGGGCGAGGTGATCGGCTTCGGCGCCCGCCGGCTGCGCGAGGACGACAACGGGCCCAAGTACCTCAACACCCCCGAGACGCCGATCTACAAGAAGTCCAACGTGCTCTACGGCCTGGACCTGGCGAAGAAGGACATCGCCAAGACCGGCCGGGCCGTGGTGGTCGAGGGCTACACCGATGTGATGGCCTGTCACCTCGCGGGTGTCACCACGGCGGTGGCCACCTGCGGCACCTCCTTCGGCGAGGACCACATCAAGATCATCCGTCGGCTGCTGATGGACACCTCCAACTACCGGGGCGAGACGGTCTTCACCTTCGACGGCGACGCGGCCGGCCAGAAGGCCGCCCTGCGCGCCTTCGAGGACGACCAGAAGTTCGCCGCCCGCACCTCCATCGCGATCACCCCGGGCGGCATGGACCCGTGCGAGCTCCGGCTCGCCAAGGGCGACGAGGCCGTCCGCGAGCTGATCGAACACCCCGTCCCGCTCTTCGAGTTCGCGCTGCGCACGGCCGTCACCCGGCACCGGGTGGACACCGCCGAGGGCCGGGCCGCCGCCCTGGAGGAGGCGGCCCAGATCATCACCAAGATCAAGGACCGCTCGATCCAGCACGAGTACGCCGTCCAGCTGGCCGGCCTGCTCGGCATCCTGGACGAGCAGTTCGTGGTCCGAAGGATCGGCCAACTCGCCCGCTGGCAGCGGGAGAACCCGCAGCAGCAGCCCCGCTTCCGCCGCGAGGAGCCGGCCCGCCCGGCCCCCGCCCCGGCCCGGCCGGTGCACCGGCTCGACCCGAAGGACCCGGCCCAGTTCGTCGAGCGCGAGCTGCTCAAGCTCGCCCTCCAGCACCCGGACCTGGTCAGCCCGGCCTTCGACAACTACCTGGACGAGGAGTTCCCCACCCCGCCCTACACCGCCGTCCGGCAGGCGATCCGCCAGGCCGGCGGCGCCGGGTACGGCGCGAGCCTGCCCGACTTCACCTCCGCCGTCCGCGACGCCTGCCCGGACGACCAGGTCCGCTCGCTGGTCTACGAGTTGACCGTCGAGCCGATCCGCACCCGGCGCGCGGTGGACGCGATCTACGCGGGCGAGTTCCTGGTCAAGCTCCGGCTCCAGGCGGTGGACCGCCGGATCGCCGAGGTCCGCGCCCAGCTGCGCCGGCTCGGCGACCGCGCCACCGCCGAGGAGCAGGGCCCGGTGCAGGGCGAGCTCTGGGCGCTCCAGCAGTACGCGCAGGGCCTGCGCACCCGGGGCGCCGCCGCACTCTGA
- a CDS encoding deoxyguanosinetriphosphate triphosphohydrolase, with protein MDDTAYRPHHSYDPSAEARWVPEPDKRPGRTAFQRDRARVLHSAALRRLAGITQVVAPMTSDFPRTRLTHSLECAQVGRELGAALGCDPDLVETGCLAHDIGHPPFGHTGEEALDQAAESCGGFEGNAQSLRILTRLEPKRFAPLEEEPARLAPWPGHSVGLNLTRAALDAATKYPWTRGSHPTDPASTKYGVYADDLPVFRWLRKGSPTDRKCFEATVMDWSDDVAYSTHDVEDGLQAGHIDPAALRSAEERAELFKIAERYAPEAAPEEFGEALDRLLVQEWWPRSYDGSARARAGLKDLTSQLIGRFCLAAEQATRARYGPGPLTRYAAELVVPATVRVECAVLKAVAVRYVMQRDEQAQLRARQRIVIAELADTLYRTAPHGLDPVFAALHREAEDDRAALRAVIDQIATLTDASALALHARLCS; from the coding sequence ATGGATGACACCGCATACCGTCCCCACCACTCCTACGACCCCTCCGCCGAGGCCCGCTGGGTGCCCGAGCCGGACAAGCGCCCGGGCCGCACCGCCTTCCAGCGCGACCGCGCCCGGGTGCTGCACTCCGCCGCGCTGCGCCGCCTGGCCGGCATCACCCAGGTCGTCGCGCCGATGACCAGCGACTTCCCCCGCACCCGGCTGACCCACTCGCTGGAGTGCGCCCAGGTCGGCCGGGAGCTCGGCGCGGCGCTAGGCTGCGATCCGGATCTGGTGGAGACGGGCTGCCTGGCCCACGACATCGGCCACCCGCCGTTCGGCCACACCGGCGAGGAGGCGCTCGACCAGGCCGCCGAGAGCTGCGGCGGCTTCGAGGGCAACGCGCAGTCGCTGCGGATCCTGACCCGTCTCGAGCCCAAGCGGTTCGCCCCGCTGGAGGAGGAGCCGGCCCGGCTCGCCCCCTGGCCCGGCCACAGCGTGGGCCTCAACCTGACCCGCGCCGCGCTGGACGCCGCCACCAAGTACCCCTGGACACGCGGCTCCCACCCCACCGACCCGGCCTCCACCAAGTACGGCGTCTACGCCGACGACCTGCCGGTCTTCCGCTGGCTGCGCAAGGGCTCGCCGACCGACCGCAAGTGCTTCGAGGCCACCGTGATGGACTGGTCCGACGACGTGGCCTACTCCACCCACGACGTGGAGGACGGCCTGCAGGCCGGCCACATCGACCCGGCCGCGCTGCGCTCCGCCGAGGAGCGGGCCGAGCTGTTCAAGATCGCCGAGCGGTACGCGCCGGAGGCCGCGCCCGAGGAGTTCGGCGAGGCGCTCGACCGGCTGCTCGTCCAGGAGTGGTGGCCGCGCTCCTACGACGGCTCGGCGCGGGCCCGGGCCGGGCTCAAGGACCTCACCAGCCAGCTGATCGGCCGCTTCTGCCTGGCCGCCGAGCAGGCCACCCGGGCCCGGTACGGCCCCGGCCCGCTCACCCGCTACGCCGCCGAGCTGGTCGTCCCGGCCACCGTCCGGGTCGAGTGCGCCGTGCTCAAGGCCGTGGCCGTGCGCTACGTGATGCAGCGCGACGAGCAGGCCCAGCTCCGCGCCCGCCAGCGCATCGTGATCGCCGAGCTGGCCGACACCCTCTACCGCACCGCACCGCACGGCCTCGACCCGGTCTTCGCCGCCCTCCACCGCGAGGCCGAGGACGACCGCGCGGCCCTGCGCGCGGTGATCGACCAGATCGCGACGCTGACCGACGCCTCGGCACTGGCGCTGCACGCCCGCCTTTGCAGCTGA
- a CDS encoding RNA polymerase sigma factor produces MPVDLAPAQQAPAEPTATEPSPAELLDNPDELAAEAAEGEEGEEASEVEGEDEEEEPAERLPDESTGPAADLLRQYLREIGRIRLLTAAEEVELARQVEAGLFAEQALDSGLLGSGLLGSGAVLDERLTDELDHLVLLGRRAKRRLIEANLRLVVSVAKRYVGRGLTLLDLVQEGNLGLIRAVEKFDYARGYKFSTYATWWIRQAMSRALADQARTIRVPVHVVELINRVLRVQRALLQERGAEPSAAEVGAALELSEVRVREVLRLAQEPVSLHTPVGEEEDVALGDLIEDADAASPVESAAFLLLREHLDAVLATLAERERQVVQLRYGLDDGRPRTLEEIGHLFGVTRERIRQIEAKTLAKLRDHAFAEQLRGYLD; encoded by the coding sequence ATGCCCGTGGATCTGGCCCCAGCGCAGCAGGCACCGGCCGAGCCGACCGCCACCGAGCCGAGCCCCGCCGAACTCCTCGACAACCCGGACGAGTTGGCCGCCGAGGCAGCCGAAGGCGAAGAGGGCGAAGAGGCGAGCGAGGTCGAGGGGGAGGATGAGGAGGAGGAGCCGGCCGAGCGGCTGCCGGACGAGTCCACCGGCCCGGCGGCCGACCTGCTCAGACAGTACCTGCGGGAGATAGGCCGGATCAGGCTGCTCACCGCCGCCGAGGAGGTGGAGCTGGCCCGCCAGGTGGAGGCCGGACTCTTCGCCGAACAGGCCCTGGACTCAGGGCTGTTGGGATCCGGATTGCTGGGCTCCGGCGCGGTGCTGGACGAGCGGCTGACCGACGAGCTGGACCACCTGGTGCTGCTCGGCCGGCGGGCCAAGCGCCGGCTGATCGAGGCCAACCTGCGGCTGGTGGTCTCGGTGGCCAAGCGGTACGTGGGCCGGGGCCTGACCCTGCTCGACCTGGTGCAGGAGGGCAACCTCGGGCTGATCCGGGCGGTGGAGAAGTTCGACTACGCGCGCGGCTACAAGTTCTCCACCTACGCCACCTGGTGGATCCGGCAGGCGATGAGCCGGGCGCTGGCCGACCAGGCCCGCACCATCCGGGTGCCGGTGCACGTGGTGGAGCTGATCAACCGGGTGCTGCGGGTGCAGCGGGCGCTGCTCCAGGAGCGCGGGGCCGAGCCGAGCGCGGCCGAGGTGGGCGCGGCGCTGGAGCTCTCCGAGGTGCGGGTGCGCGAGGTGCTCCGGCTGGCCCAGGAGCCGGTCTCGCTGCACACCCCGGTCGGTGAGGAGGAGGACGTGGCCCTCGGCGACCTGATCGAGGACGCCGACGCCGCCTCCCCGGTGGAGTCCGCCGCCTTCCTGCTGCTGCGCGAGCACCTGGACGCCGTGCTGGCCACCCTGGCCGAGCGCGAGCGCCAAGTCGTCCAGCTCCGTTACGGGTTGGACGACGGGCGCCCGCGCACCCTGGAGGAGATCGGCCACCTCTTCGGCGTCACCCGCGAGCGGATCCGCCAGATCGAGGCCAAGACCCTGGCCAAGCTGCGCGACCACGCCTTCGCGGAGCAGCTGCGCGGCTACCTCGACTGA
- a CDS encoding helix-turn-helix domain-containing protein yields MNTEERSKRRLDARALRGLAHPLRVRILEELAAGPATSARLAERLGENTGTVSWHLRHLAEHGFIEEEAGLGTKRERWWRRVRQQEVLATRDFADDPAAKAVADAYLRELMEVQARRVAESLAAEWTGEWLGAGSMSDWGNLRLTAAQLKALHEELTAVVERYQQAAAEPESAARPVFVQIRAMPRAGEQ; encoded by the coding sequence ATGAACACGGAAGAGCGGTCGAAGCGGCGGCTGGACGCCCGGGCCCTGCGCGGGCTGGCCCACCCGTTGCGGGTGCGGATCCTGGAGGAGCTGGCCGCCGGCCCGGCGACCTCGGCCCGGCTGGCCGAGCGGCTGGGGGAGAACACCGGCACCGTCAGCTGGCACCTGCGCCACCTCGCCGAGCACGGCTTCATCGAGGAGGAGGCCGGGCTCGGTACCAAGCGGGAGCGCTGGTGGCGCCGGGTACGGCAGCAGGAGGTGCTCGCCACCCGGGATTTCGCCGACGACCCGGCGGCCAAGGCGGTGGCCGACGCCTACCTGCGCGAGCTGATGGAGGTGCAGGCCCGGCGGGTGGCCGAGTCGCTGGCCGCCGAGTGGACGGGCGAGTGGCTCGGCGCCGGCTCGATGTCCGACTGGGGCAATCTGCGGCTCACGGCCGCGCAGCTGAAGGCGCTCCACGAGGAGCTGACGGCCGTGGTGGAGCGCTACCAGCAGGCGGCGGCGGAGCCGGAGAGCGCGGCACGGCCGGTGTTCGTGCAGATCAGGGCGATGCCCAGGGCGGGCGAGCAGTAG